The following coding sequences lie in one Wolbachia endosymbiont strain TRS of Brugia malayi genomic window:
- a CDS encoding DegQ family serine endoprotease encodes MKSKVLSIFACFLISFSSYANMFDWGTRKVSDTNTYVCNCNQGLADLVEELIPAVVNISSEQIIKQENNNRTKTPSFAPRNNFFDDFREFFEHFDQFFTDRNPSINREVVLLGSGFIIDKSGTIVTNYHVIKNAQDITVTMNDNTYFKAEVLGYDARTDLAVLKIKADKDLSFVTFSNSDKARVGDTVMAIGNPFGLGGSVSTGIISARSRDISIGTTSEFIQTDAAINRGNSGGPLFDLNGKVIGINTAIYSPSESGGNVGIGFAIPSNLAISIIDTLKSGKKIKHGWLGVQVQPITREFAESLGLKDVKGALVANIVKDSPAEKGGIKVGDILLEFDGKKIDRMTQLPQMVSRTEPGKKVQIKLLRKGKEVNVKVVIEESVNDSKDSNTEENRSISDYITGLTVSNLPKEPKESKNDTPIKGVIVTNVDSNSNATLRGIKKGDIIIQLDGVDIENTENFQKQVDLAIKKSGKDSIMLLIYRNGNQFFTSIKLKK; translated from the coding sequence CTCAGACACTAATACCTATGTATGCAACTGTAATCAAGGGCTTGCTGACCTAGTGGAAGAACTTATTCCTGCAGTTGTAAACATCTCAAGTGAACAAATAATTAAGCAAGAAAATAACAATAGAACTAAAACCCCTTCTTTTGCACCAAGAAATAATTTCTTTGACGATTTTAGAGAGTTCTTTGAGCATTTTGATCAGTTTTTTACAGATAGGAACCCTAGTATCAACAGAGAAGTGGTATTACTTGGATCAGGATTCATTATAGATAAAAGTGGAACTATAGTAACCAATTATCACGTTATTAAAAACGCCCAAGACATCACAGTTACTATGAATGATAACACCTATTTCAAAGCAGAAGTTTTGGGTTACGATGCAAGAACTGACCTCGCTGTGCTTAAGATCAAAGCTGACAAAGACCTTTCCTTTGTAACGTTTAGTAACTCCGATAAAGCAAGGGTTGGTGATACGGTTATGGCAATAGGTAACCCATTTGGTTTAGGTGGTTCTGTAAGTACAGGAATTATATCTGCAAGGTCCAGGGACATTAGTATTGGCACCACGAGTGAGTTTATTCAAACTGATGCTGCAATTAATAGAGGTAACTCTGGAGGTCCATTATTTGATTTAAATGGAAAAGTTATAGGTATTAACACTGCTATTTATTCCCCATCTGAGTCTGGCGGCAATGTGGGTATAGGCTTTGCTATACCATCTAATCTAGCTATATCCATTATTGATACATTAAAAAGTGGTAAAAAAATAAAACACGGTTGGCTTGGCGTACAAGTCCAGCCTATAACAAGAGAATTTGCTGAATCTTTAGGTTTAAAAGACGTAAAAGGTGCACTGGTTGCAAACATAGTGAAGGATAGTCCTGCAGAAAAAGGTGGTATTAAGGTAGGTGACATATTATTAGAATTTGATGGTAAAAAAATTGATAGAATGACACAACTACCTCAAATGGTTTCAAGGACTGAACCTGGGAAAAAAGTGCAAATTAAGTTATTGAGAAAAGGTAAAGAAGTTAATGTTAAAGTTGTTATCGAAGAATCTGTAAATGACAGCAAAGATAGCAATACAGAAGAAAATAGATCAATATCTGACTATATAACTGGTTTAACTGTTTCAAATCTACCAAAAGAGCCAAAAGAAAGTAAAAATGACACGCCTATAAAAGGTGTGATAGTTACCAATGTAGATAGTAATAGTAACGCTACACTGCGTGGTATCAAAAAAGGAGATATCATTATTCAACTAGATGGGGTTGATATAGAAAATACTGAAAATTTTCAAAAACAAGTTGATTTAGCAATAAAGAAAAGCGGTAAAGATTCAATAATGTTGCTTATTTACCGCAATGGAAATCAGTTTTTTACTTCGATAAAGTTGAAGAAGTAA